In Besnoitia besnoiti strain Bb-Ger1 chromosome I, whole genome shotgun sequence, the genomic window GCATCCTCTATTCTGCCACTGTTGTGGATATTTGTCCGGTGTAACGGGTGTGGCGACAGATGCGCCGCCGTGATCACATGTCCTAATATCTCCTGCTTTGTCTGCCGTAGAGACCGTTGCAGATAAAGAATTCCGTGTTTCGCCTAAGGCAGGATCAGTCCCTGAATTCCTTAActtctcctcggccgccCCATGTCTACCAATCCGTTCACATGGGGAGCCGGCTGGCGTCGAAAAAAATCTCACAATGCACCCGATCGTCTGGCACAGAAGTCCAAGTGCCAGCAGACTCCCCCCTAACATTCCCAGCATCAGCATGTATGCACACTGAGATCGAAAATTCAGAGTCAGGTCTCGTCTGACATCGACCGTTTCCTTGCGAATCTGGTGTCTTTCCAGTATGTCCCTTTCCTCCAGCTCAGGCCTGCATTCGCTGGGCAATCCCCGGCACGCGGCACCTCCAAAGGAATGTCGAGCAGGCGATGTGCATTCGGCATTCAGCGCATCGAGGGCTCTGCACCCGCCCCGGTAGAGGAGGTGGATCTGATGTTCCTGGATCACCAGCAGGCACAGGAGACCCCAAGCGACGAGGGGATTCTCTCCTAATCGATAGACGAAACGCAGCACCGACCTGACTCCCGACCAGATAAATCCCATCAACCCGCGAAGTGGGCGGAGTAACCGCCCCATCTGCCCATCGTGACAAGTTTTCAATGTCTCATGTTTTTCTGGCGCGTCACCCACTTCCTCGCTAGCTGGTGCGGCTAACTTCGTCGGTTTTCTGTGCCCCTTGCGTCGATGCCCATTGCTTGACAACACTTTatgcgacgaagaagaaggaagagtATTACGCGAAGGCATCGAAACGGagctctccgcttcctccaaCACCGCACTGAAAGCCGTTTGTATCACGGCTGCTTCTTCCAACATGGGCGAGGGTGGCGTCGCCAACGAAGAGAGGCATATCATATGATGTCATGACTCGGAAGAAGTGGATATCAAGATGGTacgaagccgcgaggcgtcCGATGGGGTCCCAGCTCTCACACCGCCTATCACGTGGCTCTCTGCTCCGCTCCGTTTCAAAATTTGGAGAGCCCCGGGAGCTGCAGCCGATGCCATGTGAAACTCGTCACGACGCCAGTTGGAACAACGATAATGGTATTTTCTTCCTTCACTCAGAGGAAACCGCTTCGGGCTAAGACTCTCGCTCCCGGGGACCCAGGTGCAGGAAAATATTTTGATGACGTCCTTAGCGTCGTGCACGTTTTGTCACACTGATGTTCTTTCCTGTTAACTACCTTAGTCGGGCAGGAGACGACGTGGGCTTGCGAACAAACGACACTCCGAAACGGTACATGGGAAAAATGTCGAAGGCGGGCTTCCCGCTGTGGTGCGACAGCGGACACAAGGCGAAAAATGAGCCTCCGACGAAGTTTGATGTGTGCAATCTCGTTCGAACGCGTACAGAAGTAACTTTACGAGCCTGTTTAGGCATCCCTACGCTGGAAAGCGACAGATGCTGGACGTGGGCGTAAATCGCATCCTCTCAGGGGCTAGCCGTTGGATTTCCGATAGTGATAAATGGTTGATACCCTTATGGTTCTTCCCCCAGTGCTGTCGAAGGAAAGACGCCCCAAGAGTTGCGCCCCAGGATGCGGTCGCATCCTCTCGCCGAACAAAAGGTAGGATATGAGGCGGCCGTGAGCTTAGCGCCGCACACA contains:
- a CDS encoding hypothetical protein (encoded by transcript BESB_010960), whose product is MLEEAAVIQTAFSAVLEEAESSVSMPSRNTLPSSSSHKVLSSNGHRRKGHRKPTKLAAPASEEVGDAPEKHETLKTCHDGQMGRLLRPLRGLMGFIWSGVRSVLRFVYRLGENPLVAWGLLCLLVIQEHQIHLLYRGGCRALDALNAECTSPARHSFGGAACRGLPSECRPELEERDILERHQIRKETVDVRRDLTLNFRSQCAYMLMLGMLGGSLLALGLLCQTIGCIVRFFSTPAGSPCERIGRHGAAEEKLRNSGTDPALGETRNSLSATVSTADKAGDIRTCDHGGASVATPVTPDKYPQQWQNRGCVRPPTCDRAQQTDDVLGPHLAQSSGVRTRSPTICEGGPCKVGSDGDMQEPCSPPGEVSRDVSGARAPETFYIGDDEGEAEMGSSVGTLNDDLFLLRNPASGDGNSLVW